From the Juglans microcarpa x Juglans regia isolate MS1-56 chromosome 3D, Jm3101_v1.0, whole genome shotgun sequence genome, the window TGTTTCTTGGAAGAATTCTTGTTTTACTGAGGAAGAGAAAGTACATAAGTTGGGTGTAAGAGGTGTTTGCCATTGTAACACTTCAATGGGAAATGTTTTGCTGCTTGATTTGATGGGATATGTTTCTTTTAGATATTTGTACTGTCAGTTTCATCCTGTGAGATCATTAAATTTACATATACATGGTTGATATGGTTCGGTGGATGGAACAAATACAGGACCAAAACTTGGAGCAGAATcggggatatatatatatatatatatatatatataattgatagtGACATTTAGAGGTGAAAGTAAGATTAGACTTTGATGGTTGTCAGAGAAACTTGCATTGAAACATATCTTCAACCTCTCCTATCTTGTTACTGGTTGGGTGGGCTTGAGGTTCCAAACTTTTACTTGAGGTCACCAGTTAACTTTGAACTTTAGTTAAATACAATTTGTGATTGATATGCATCAATTGAATAAAATGctgttttattttctaatacCCATAAAATGTTCATATGGTTTGCTGGTTTTTTTTGCTTACTGAAACAGTTGATTGCAGTTTGTAATTTATTCCCAGGTTTTATTTTGGATGTTCTTTTACTATGCCATTCCATCTGGAGTtcctgttttgttttttctttatattatttttacttgatgaaatCGGTTTTTTACTTTCCCTTATAGTTTCTTTTGGAGTTGAATCTAACATGCCTAACATGGTTTCCTTTGttattgttttcttgttttgcaGGAATCACCGATGCTGGCATGGTGGAAATTGGGCATGGTCTTTCTTCACTACAATGCTTAGATGTATCCTATTGCAGGAAGCTAACTGACAAGGGATTATCAGCTGTTGCTGAGGGTTGTTGTGAACTGAAAAGCCTACATCTTACTGGCTGTAGATTTGTTACAGACAAATTATTACATGCTCTTTCCAAAAACTGTCACAATTTAGAAGAGTTGGGGCTGCAAGGATGCACCAATATAAGTGATTCTGGACTCACGAATCTTGTAAACGGTTGCCAACGTATTAAGTTTTTAGATATCAATAAATGCAGCAATGTTGGGGATGGTGGGGTTTTAAGTGTGTCTGAGGCCTGCGCATCTTCTCTCAGGACACTCAAGTTGTTGGATTGCTACAAAATTGGAGACGCCTCTATATTTTCCTTGGTCAGATTCTGCAAAAATCTAGAGACTCTTATTGTTGGTGGCTGCCGGAACATCTCTGATGAATCTTTAAAATCACTTGCTGATTCTTGTAAAAATAGTCTGAAGAACTTACGGATGGATTGGTGTTCAAATATCTCCGACTCTGCATTGAGCTGTATCCTCAATCAGTGCATAAACCTAGAGGCTCTCGACATTGGGTGCTGTGAGGAGGTGACAGATGCTGCTTTCCAAGGTTTAGGTACTAGggaaattgaattgagtttgaAGGTTTTGAAGGTTAGCAACTGTCCAAAGATAACAATTGCGGCGATTGGTCTGCTTTTTGACAAATGCAACTCTCTGGAATATCTGGATGTGAGGTCATGCCCACTTATCACAAAGGCCGGATTCGATGAGGCTGGATTGCAGTTTCCCACACGCTGCATGGTGAACTTTGCAGGGAGTTTATCCGAGTCTGATGTTTTGTGTTTAAAACCCTTGATTTGAACAGTCTGGCACTACTGGAAGAAAGTTCTTCCCTTCAGAGTTATCATACCTTTGAAAGCCTGACAGATTACTGCAACTGGTGAGAGTTAATCCGACTAGCAGCCCTGttcatattcattttattcTGGGGTTAGAATTTGCCTTCTTGTTGTTGGAGTTGGATACTTGTCACTCATATTTTACATGTATATGTTGCATGTGCATTGTATTTCGGTTGCCTCGTAA encodes:
- the LOC121255560 gene encoding F-box/LRR-repeat protein 2 is translated as MASSVCINEILTDDEIRLILAKLGSDKDMEAFGLVCKKWLYLQSTERKRLAARAGIHMLRKMAARFSRVVELDLSQSASRSFFPGVIDSDLFVIADGFRCLRVLNLQNCKGITDAGMVEIGHGLSSLQCLDVSYCRKLTDKGLSAVAEGCCELKSLHLTGCRFVTDKLLHALSKNCHNLEELGLQGCTNISDSGLTNLVNGCQRIKFLDINKCSNVGDGGVLSVSEACASSLRTLKLLDCYKIGDASIFSLVRFCKNLETLIVGGCRNISDESLKSLADSCKNSLKNLRMDWCSNISDSALSCILNQCINLEALDIGCCEEVTDAAFQGLGTREIELSLKVLKVSNCPKITIAAIGLLFDKCNSLEYLDVRSCPLITKAGFDEAGLQFPTRCMVNFAGSLSESDVLCLKPLI